GTACGAAGATGGTGTAATCATCTATGATGGGCAGGCTAAAAATGGAGCCATTACCGGCAAAGGTAAAGGGTACTTGAACGGTAAGTTAGTCTATGTGGGCATGTTTAAAAACGGAAGACCAACGGGTGAAGGTAAATTCTATACGGAGAATAGTAGTGATGGCCCTAATATATCTATTTATATCACTGTTGACTAAGTAACAGGTAAGTAATTACAGAATCAATTCAAAATTTTCAGGAGCAGAGTCCTATAATCATGATTAGATTTCAACAAATAAACCATCGGTAGGTGTGTTCATTGCATCGGTCCGATGGTTTTTTTGGCATAACTGCTTTTGAGATACAGCTATATATTTTAGTTCCGCTTAACCGCTCCATCCAGAAATAGCGCCACTAGTTCCTGCGCGAGTTCCTCAATGCTGCCGCCATTCATGTTGCGTACATCTTCGCGGTTCGCGAGCATGAGCAGTGACGTAAACGCATGGGCAAGCAGCATGGGGTTCCCGACCCGCAAATAACCATTGTCCATCTCCTTCTGAAAATGGGTGGCTAGTACTTCAAATATGCGAACCTCTGCTTCCCGAATCTGAGCGAGTTGCTCCGGGTCCAGATGTTTCTCGGCTTCTCGCATCATGGTCTCCGTTTCAATATGGGAGTGCTGCATCTTGGCTTCAGCAACCTTAACCAGACGTTCTTGCAATAGACCGGGTTCATCCAGACGAAGCGAAGTCTGCTGCATGCCCATCGCCATCATGCGGGTAATGGCAACGGTGAACAGATCGGCTTTGCTGGTGAAATGATAATAGATTGATGCTTTGGTCACATTACATAACGAAGCGATCTGCTGGAGAGAGACGGGTTCATACCCGTATTCCATAAATAGACGTGAAGCGGTCATCAATATGTTGGATTGCACAGATGCTTGATCCACACCTGCTTTGGGTCTACCCGGTGAACGGGGAATGTTTGTTTTTTTGCTCATAAGTACATACCTCTTTACGTATTTAATTGCTTGTTAGAAGTGTTCACAAAATTAGGCATTGCAAAATTAACCTTCCGGTATATATAATTAACTCGATTATACTATGACCCGTGGTTCATTACTACACCATCATATATATTAGGGCTTCATAGAAACAGAATAGGGAGATGAAGAGACAATGCAGGAAGGTTCGGGTTACGGCCGCTGGGTTGCCGGCAAACGAAGCAAATGGATTACGCTGTTGGTATGGATCATTATCGCCGTTGTGCTTGGCATGGTATGGCCTGCTGTAGGTGATCGTGAAACCAA
The nucleotide sequence above comes from Paenibacillus sp. W2I17. Encoded proteins:
- a CDS encoding TetR/AcrR family transcriptional regulator; protein product: MSKKTNIPRSPGRPKAGVDQASVQSNILMTASRLFMEYGYEPVSLQQIASLCNVTKASIYYHFTSKADLFTVAITRMMAMGMQQTSLRLDEPGLLQERLVKVAEAKMQHSHIETETMMREAEKHLDPEQLAQIREAEVRIFEVLATHFQKEMDNGYLRVGNPMLLAHAFTSLLMLANREDVRNMNGGSIEELAQELVALFLDGAVKRN